In Oryzias latipes chromosome 15, ASM223467v1, the following proteins share a genomic window:
- the erlec1 gene encoding endoplasmic reticulum lectin 1 — MTGLLLLGGLLLFWGRVYCNRGAYPSFTDEVPFKITWPGTEVSLPTSGALYSDDDFVIMTTAEKEKYKCLLPSLAFGEEDDGKNYSGPSPYELLEPLFKRSSCSYRIESYWTYEVCHGKHIRQYHEEKETGQKMSVQEYYLGKMIQRSNSAETVEEMEDDKAARKKEVSTKNIEGQLTPYYSMEMGNGTPCSLKQNEPRSTSILYVCHPEAKHEILSVAEVTTCEYEVVVLTPLLCAHPKYRFKSSPVNAIFCQALAGSPLRPQRLVQLDKEQEEQLKPPFGTASRGDEAAPVGEEAFTSTHKPIMVGGQAQVAVGTTHISRLTDDQLIKDFLSGSYCLQGGVGWWKYEFCYGKHVHQYHDDKEQGKNIVVVGNWNAEEHIDWAKKNVARSFQLRDDGVQKVKSVSHFYGHGDECDLTGKPRQVIVKLKCKESESPHAVTVYMMEPQTCQYILGVESPVICRILDTADEHGLLSVSG, encoded by the exons CAGAGTTTACTGCAACAGAGGGGCATACCCTTCCTTCACAGACGAAGTCCCTTTCAAAATCACTTGGCCGGGCACTGAAGTCTCACTG CCGACTTCAGGCGCGCTATACAGCGATGATGACTTTGTCATTATGACAACAGCAGAGAAAGAGAAGTATAAATGCCTTCTACCATCTCTGGCCTTTGGAGAGGAG GATGACGGGAAAAACTACTCTGGACCCAGTCCATATGAACTGCTGGAGCCACTGTTCAAACGAAGCAGCTGCTCTTACAGG ATTGAGTCCTACTGGACGTATGAAGTGTGCCACGGGAAGCATATAAGGCAGTATCATGAGGAGAAGGAGACGGGTCAG AAAATGAGTGTTCAGGAGTACTACCTGGGTAAAATGATTCAGAGGAGTAATTCAGCAGAGACAG ttgaaGAGATGGAAGATGACAAAGCAGCTAGAAAAAAGGAA GTCTCCACGAAAAATATAGAAGGTCAACTGACCCCTTACTATTCAATGGAAATGGGAAACGGGACCCCGTGTTCACTGAAACAGAACGAGCCGCGCTCCACGTCTATTTTATACGTCTGCCATCCAGAGGCCAAGCATGAGATCTTGTCTGTGGCCGAGGTCACCACCTGTGAATATGAAGTTGTGGTGTTGACGCCTCTGCTTTGTGCTCACCCGAAATACAG GTTCAAGTCCTCCCCGGTGAATGCCATCTTCTGCCAGGCCCTGGCGGGGTCCCCCCTACGGCCTCAGCGGCTCGTTCAGTTGGACaaagagcaggaggagcagctcaAACCCCCTTTTGGCACCGCTTCCCGAGGG GACGAGGCAGCACCCGTCGGAGAGGAGGCCTTCACCTCCACCCACAAGCCCATCATGGTTGGGGGGCAGGCTCAGGTCGCCGTCGGCACCACTCACATCTCTCGCCTGACAGATGACCAGCTGATCAAAGACTTCCTCAGCGGCTCGTACTGTCTGCAGGGG GGAGTGGGTTGGTGGAAATACGAGTTCTGCTACGGGAAGCATGTCCATCAGTACCATGAT GATAAAGAGCAAGGCAAGAACATTGTGGTGGTGGGGAACTGGAACGCTGAGGAACACATTGACTGGGCCAAGAAGAACGTTGCCCGGTCCTTCCAGCTCAGGGATGATGGCGTGCAAAAAGTCAA aTCCGTTTCCCATTTCTACGGTCATGGCGACGAATGCGATCTGACAGGAAAGCCCAGACAAGTCATCGTCAAGCTTAA ATGTAAGGAGTCTGAGTCGCCCCACGCCGTCACAGTCTACATGATGGAGCCTCAGACCTGTCAATACATCCTCGGG